The following proteins are encoded in a genomic region of Candidatus Paceibacterota bacterium:
- the ppsA gene encoding phosphoenolpyruvate synthase: MTSKYILFLKDITTKDVSLVGGKTASLGEMYSHLKQEGVPVPNGFAITAQAYRYFLAYNHLETPVSEILKTINPRKVADLEKKSKQIRGLIFGGAMPDDLARDISKAYGELSALYKTTNLDVAVRSSATAEDLPNASFAGQQESYLNVKGEKDLLIAVKNCFASLYTSRAISYRADKGFTSMEVYLSAVVQKMVRSDKGGAGIMFTLDTETGFKDIVVLSAVWGLGETAVQGQVVGDEYEIFKPTFLTNYPAIISRTLGSKNKKLIYNPKKLGAVIRISTSKEEQMRFVLKDEEVLKLTEWALKIEKHYSQLKGAWQPMDIEWAKDGLTGELYIVQARPETVQSQKDYSVVKDYVMTTPGELIVKGAAVGSAIAEGAAKIILSPKQIGQFKPGEVLVTTMTDPDWEPIMKIAKAIVTDEGGRTSHAAIVSRELGIPCIVGTGNGSKKIKKGQKITVDCSSGGEGFIWKGKTVWSVKEYHLTQRTKLPVKLTLNMGNPDEAFEYSFLPNDGVGLAREEFIISSRIKIHPLALLNYQDIKNIGLKKQIAQLTVGYNNKADFYVDKLAEGIAKIGAAFYPKTVILRFSDFKTNEYASLLGGDLFEPKEENPMLGWRGASRYYDPKFQPAFELELMALKKAREQFGLKNVYAMIPFCRTLEEARKVVAIMKKHDLQPNQKDFKVYMMAEIPANVILAQQFLRIFDGFSIGSNDLTQLVLGLDRDNRALAKIGDERNEAVVTMIKTLIKTAKSMRKYIGICGQAPSDYPEFAKILMDLKIDNLSLNPDSIVKTALALTAKKIEL, from the coding sequence ATGACAAGCAAATACATTCTATTCTTGAAAGACATTACTACTAAGGATGTCTCCCTCGTGGGTGGCAAAACTGCCTCGTTGGGGGAAATGTATAGCCATTTAAAACAAGAAGGAGTACCTGTGCCCAATGGATTTGCCATTACCGCCCAAGCTTATAGATATTTTTTAGCCTATAACCATTTAGAAACTCCGGTCAGTGAAATTTTAAAGACCATTAATCCTAGAAAAGTAGCTGATTTAGAGAAAAAATCTAAGCAAATCAGGGGTTTAATTTTTGGAGGCGCAATGCCGGATGATTTGGCCAGGGATATTTCCAAAGCCTATGGAGAACTAAGCGCGCTTTATAAAACCACCAACCTAGATGTTGCTGTTCGTTCTTCGGCTACGGCGGAGGACTTGCCCAATGCCAGTTTCGCTGGCCAACAGGAGAGCTATCTCAATGTAAAAGGCGAAAAAGATTTGCTTATAGCGGTAAAAAATTGCTTTGCCTCGCTCTACACTAGCAGAGCTATATCTTATAGGGCTGATAAAGGTTTTACTTCAATGGAGGTTTATCTTTCGGCCGTAGTGCAGAAAATGGTTCGCTCCGACAAGGGTGGGGCTGGTATTATGTTCACTTTGGACACAGAAACAGGCTTTAAGGATATTGTGGTTTTGAGCGCTGTCTGGGGATTAGGAGAGACGGCTGTGCAGGGGCAAGTTGTCGGTGATGAATACGAAATTTTTAAACCCACTTTTTTAACTAATTACCCTGCTATTATTAGCCGCACTTTAGGCAGTAAAAATAAAAAATTAATTTATAATCCTAAAAAATTGGGAGCGGTTATAAGGATTTCTACCTCTAAGGAAGAACAAATGCGTTTTGTTTTGAAAGATGAAGAGGTTTTAAAATTAACAGAATGGGCGCTAAAAATCGAGAAGCATTACTCTCAATTAAAAGGGGCATGGCAACCAATGGATATAGAATGGGCTAAAGACGGATTAACCGGCGAACTTTATATAGTGCAGGCGCGCCCTGAAACAGTTCAATCCCAGAAAGATTATTCTGTGGTCAAGGACTATGTCATGACTACCCCAGGAGAATTAATTGTCAAAGGCGCCGCTGTTGGTTCTGCTATTGCTGAAGGCGCGGCTAAAATAATTTTGTCTCCGAAGCAAATAGGGCAGTTTAAACCAGGTGAAGTTCTGGTTACTACAATGACGGACCCGGATTGGGAACCCATCATGAAAATCGCTAAAGCTATAGTGACTGATGAAGGTGGTCGGACTAGTCATGCGGCTATTGTTTCTCGCGAATTAGGTATTCCTTGCATTGTCGGCACGGGAAATGGCAGTAAAAAAATTAAAAAAGGACAGAAAATAACAGTTGATTGTTCTAGCGGCGGAGAGGGATTTATTTGGAAAGGGAAAACAGTTTGGTCTGTAAAGGAGTATCATTTGACACAAAGAACAAAGTTGCCAGTTAAGCTTACCCTTAATATGGGTAATCCAGATGAAGCTTTTGAATATTCTTTTCTGCCCAATGACGGAGTGGGACTGGCCAGGGAAGAATTTATTATTTCTTCTCGTATTAAAATTCATCCGCTAGCCTTGCTCAATTACCAAGATATAAAAAATATTGGCCTGAAAAAACAAATTGCTCAATTAACAGTAGGTTATAACAATAAAGCTGATTTTTATGTGGATAAGTTGGCTGAAGGGATTGCTAAAATTGGGGCTGCTTTTTATCCCAAAACAGTTATTTTAAGATTTTCTGATTTCAAAACTAACGAGTATGCAAGTCTCTTGGGGGGAGACCTCTTCGAACCCAAAGAAGAAAATCCTATGCTAGGTTGGAGGGGTGCTTCTCGTTATTATGACCCAAAGTTTCAACCCGCCTTCGAGCTTGAGCTTATGGCGTTAAAAAAAGCGCGTGAACAATTTGGTCTGAAAAATGTGTATGCCATGATTCCTTTTTGCCGTACCCTTGAAGAAGCTCGGAAAGTTGTTGCTATTATGAAGAAGCATGATTTGCAACCAAATCAAAAAGACTTCAAAGTTTATATGATGGCAGAGATTCCCGCAAATGTTATCCTTGCCCAACAGTTTCTGCGTATTTTTGATGGCTTTAGTATTGGGTCCAATGACCTTACTCAGCTTGTCTTGGGTTTAGACAGAGATAATCGTGCATTGGCCAAGATAGGAGATGAACGTAATGAGGCGGTAGTAACCATGATTAAGACCCTCATTAAAACAGCCAAGAGTATGAGGAAATATATTGGCATTTGTGGCCAAGCGCCTTCAGATTACCCTGAATTTGCTAAAATTCTTATGGATTTAAAAATAGATAATTTATCGCTGAACCCAGACAGTATAGTGAAAACAGCATTAGCCCTGACCGCCAAAAAAATAGAGTTATGA
- a CDS encoding FtsW/RodA/SpoVE family cell cycle protein, giving the protein MRTSLKWILGAVAILAFLGILIIASLSSSETNRWQLLKKQLISLGIACAVYGLFRLIDYRLFRNSSSFLLVFYFASVLMMTIVLFAGIRVNGISGWLNLGFFNFQPVELAKLAVILILAKYFSNRNIEIWQFKHILISGLYAAIPMGLAILQPDLGGAAVIFGIWFGMLLLAGLRFKQFLLLVVVFALIGGLAWSYGLKPYQKTRLLSFFVNDKDWQGSQYNARQAIIALGSGGFLGKGLGWGTQTQLRFLPAAQTDFIFSALGEELGFVGVSLVLLAFGIIFYNLTQISLNLPENFTKLVVTGITVNLCLNFVVNLGMNLGVMPIVGLPLPFVSFGGSHLLLEFVALGIVSNIVIQNS; this is encoded by the coding sequence ATGCGCACTTCTCTTAAATGGATACTGGGGGCAGTAGCAATTTTAGCTTTTTTAGGGATTTTAATTATCGCCTCTCTTTCCAGTTCGGAAACTAATCGCTGGCAATTGCTGAAGAAACAGCTTATTTCTTTAGGAATTGCTTGCGCAGTTTACGGTCTATTTCGGTTAATAGATTATAGATTATTCAGAAACTCTTCTTCTTTTCTCTTGGTTTTTTATTTTGCCTCAGTGCTCATGATGACGATAGTGCTGTTTGCGGGTATTAGAGTTAACGGCATTTCTGGTTGGTTGAACTTAGGTTTTTTTAATTTTCAGCCAGTTGAACTGGCCAAACTAGCAGTGATTTTAATTTTAGCCAAATACTTCAGCAATCGTAATATTGAAATTTGGCAATTTAAGCATATTCTGATTTCTGGTCTTTATGCTGCTATTCCTATGGGCTTGGCTATTTTACAACCAGATTTAGGCGGAGCAGCTGTTATTTTTGGTATTTGGTTTGGCATGCTTCTTTTAGCCGGATTACGTTTCAAACAATTCCTGTTGTTAGTAGTGGTTTTTGCTCTTATTGGCGGATTAGCGTGGTCCTACGGTCTCAAGCCTTATCAAAAAACACGTTTACTTTCTTTTTTTGTTAACGATAAAGATTGGCAAGGGAGTCAATATAATGCCAGACAAGCTATTATTGCTTTGGGTTCAGGCGGTTTTCTGGGAAAAGGTCTAGGCTGGGGGACGCAAACTCAATTGCGTTTTTTACCTGCGGCGCAAACGGATTTTATCTTTTCTGCCCTAGGAGAAGAATTGGGATTTGTGGGAGTAAGTTTGGTGCTTTTAGCCTTTGGCATTATTTTTTATAACCTTACCCAGATTAGTTTAAATTTGCCAGAAAATTTTACCAAATTAGTGGTTACCGGAATTACGGTTAATTTATGTTTGAACTTTGTAGTGAATTTGGGTATGAATTTAGGCGTTATGCCTATCGTAGGCTTACCCTTGCCCTTTGTCAGCTTTGGCGGTTCTCACCTTCTTTTAGAATTCGTGGCCCTAGGGATTGTTAGTAATATTGTTATTCAGAATAGTTAA
- the mltG gene encoding endolytic transglycosylase MltG, with translation MFFSRRKLNNILGVILLSSLLLIWGLSNYEITLPEQGITIDIKEGDSVNTIASNLAQAGVIKFPEIFKVWLAWHGDLRNLKAGNYNFQGSVSINNVAKKIASGQTNPAFKVTIPEGFSIFDVKTLLLEKKLITSEDKFDLSLLPQSEKANYPFLTSWGTDNPDGLLYPDTYFLDPHMTSKEILITMLDNFSKKVYQPLQTKIEASHFSFKDNIILASLLEKEVISPQDRSLVAGILIKRLAIGMPLQVDATICYIKKSNGAASCNLTDNDFQSHSLYNTYKYPGLPPTPICNPSFEAIQAALAPKSSNYLYYLSSQADSHTIFAKTYEEHLLNKAKYLK, from the coding sequence ATGTTTTTCTCTCGCAGAAAATTAAATAATATTTTGGGGGTTATTCTCCTAAGTTCCCTTCTTTTGATTTGGGGCCTTAGTAATTATGAGATTACTCTTCCAGAACAAGGCATAACCATAGATATTAAAGAGGGGGATAGTGTGAATACTATTGCTTCTAATTTAGCTCAAGCGGGTGTCATCAAGTTTCCTGAAATTTTTAAAGTTTGGTTAGCTTGGCATGGAGACTTAAGAAATCTTAAGGCTGGAAATTATAATTTTCAGGGTAGTGTCTCTATTAATAACGTTGCGAAAAAAATTGCTAGCGGACAAACTAATCCTGCCTTTAAAGTGACGATTCCTGAAGGGTTTAGTATTTTTGATGTAAAAACGCTGCTGCTAGAAAAAAAACTCATTACTTCTGAAGATAAGTTTGATTTAAGTTTGCTGCCTCAAAGCGAGAAAGCCAATTATCCTTTTCTGACGAGCTGGGGGACAGATAACCCCGACGGTCTGCTTTATCCAGATACATATTTTTTAGACCCTCATATGACCAGCAAAGAGATTCTTATTACTATGTTAGATAATTTTAGCAAAAAAGTTTATCAGCCCTTACAAACAAAAATAGAGGCTTCGCATTTCTCGTTTAAGGATAACATAATTTTGGCTTCTTTATTGGAAAAAGAAGTTATTTCCCCTCAAGATAGAAGTTTGGTGGCGGGAATCTTAATAAAGCGTCTTGCTATTGGCATGCCGCTTCAAGTGGATGCTACCATCTGTTATATTAAAAAAAGCAACGGAGCCGCAAGCTGTAACCTTACCGATAATGACTTTCAGAGTCATTCTCTTTATAATACTTATAAATATCCTGGATTGCCGCCCACGCCCATTTGTAATCCGAGCTTTGAAGCTATTCAAGCGGCGCTAGCCCCTAAATCATCTAATTATTTATACTATTTAAGTTCTCAGGCAGATTCACATACTATTTTTGCTAAGACCTATGAGGAGCACTTATTAAACAAAGCTAAATATCTCAAATAA